Within the Kiritimatiellia bacterium genome, the region CTGTCGGGCCTGCCGCGCACGGCGGGCATGGCGGCGGTCGAGCGGGCGGTGACGCTGTACGTCGTCCTGACGGACCGCGACACGCCGCTGTGGGCGCGCGCGCTCGTTATCGCCGCGCTCGGGTACTTCATCTATCCGCTGGACGCGGTGCCGGACGCCGTGCCCCTCGCGGGGCTCGCGGACGCCGTGGCCATGATGGGCGCGGATCCCTATGACTTCCGCAGCGGATTCAACGGAGGCATTTCGTTCTGTGAAGATACCCGTCCCGAGGCCTATCCCCGCGCCGTGGATTCAAGGGCTAAGTGCAAGGGTTCTTTTTTTGCGGTCGATTTCGAAGACTTCATTGGGCGTACGGTATCCGAGGGTCTTTCTTGGCCGGTCATTAATCTCTTGGACGATACTGTCGAGT harbors:
- a CDS encoding DUF1232 domain-containing protein yields the protein MIPDEPWVDPGLPATLLCDCSEGGNRMGRKERNADYRRRYSERAFWRKLSGLPRTAGMAAVERAVTLYVVLTDRDTPLWARALVIAALGYFIYPLDAVPDAVPLAGLADAVAMMGADPYDFRSGFNGGISFCEDTRPEAYPRAVDSRAKCKGSFFAVDFEDFIGRTVSEGLSWPVINLLDDTVE